A genomic stretch from Algoriphagus halophilus includes:
- the pyk gene encoding pyruvate kinase produces MSYTQFNKTKILATIGPASNNYETISSLAAAGANVFRLNFSHGSHEIHKEVIEIIRKVNKENNLNLGILQDLQGPKIRVGEVENNGVEIKPGEKITITNDPVVGTSTLVSTVYQNLPNDVVTGDRILIDDGNLEVVVNDTDGKNVNCTVIHGGILKSRKGINLPNTKVSAPSLTEKDIEDLQFGLSQEVDWIALSFVRSAEDIDDLRERIQAAGKVCKIVAKIEKPEALENIDSIIEATDAIMVARGDLGVEVPMEIVPLWQKKIVEKCKLACKPVIIATQMMESMIVNPRPTRAETNDVANAVLDGADAVMLSAETASGKYPVNAVKAMSSIIGYLEANAEIYHNLYKIPEDDETFLSNNLILMASRLSRNVKAKAIVGITSSGFTGFRIASHRPLANIFVFTSKKSLITQMSLVWGVRAYYYDKVVSTDATFEDIENILKEDDHVNTDDIIINTASMPLKVEGRTNMLKIHVVR; encoded by the coding sequence GACTATTTCCAGTCTTGCTGCAGCTGGTGCGAATGTTTTTCGTCTAAATTTTTCTCATGGAAGCCACGAAATCCATAAAGAAGTAATTGAAATTATTCGAAAAGTAAATAAAGAAAATAATTTGAACCTGGGTATCCTGCAGGATCTACAAGGGCCTAAAATCAGAGTAGGTGAAGTAGAAAACAACGGAGTAGAAATCAAACCAGGAGAAAAAATAACGATTACCAATGATCCTGTAGTGGGTACGAGTACGTTGGTGAGTACCGTTTATCAAAATTTACCAAACGATGTGGTTACTGGAGATAGAATTTTAATTGATGACGGTAACCTAGAAGTGGTGGTCAATGATACGGATGGTAAAAATGTAAACTGTACAGTGATCCACGGCGGTATTTTGAAATCTAGAAAAGGAATTAACCTGCCAAACACCAAAGTAAGTGCGCCTTCCTTAACAGAGAAAGACATTGAAGATCTTCAGTTTGGTCTATCTCAAGAAGTGGATTGGATTGCTTTGTCTTTCGTTCGCTCTGCAGAAGATATTGACGATTTGAGAGAAAGAATTCAAGCTGCAGGAAAAGTTTGTAAAATCGTTGCAAAAATTGAAAAGCCTGAAGCGCTTGAAAATATTGATTCCATCATCGAAGCTACAGATGCAATCATGGTAGCAAGAGGGGATCTTGGAGTGGAAGTTCCAATGGAAATCGTTCCTCTTTGGCAAAAGAAAATTGTTGAGAAATGTAAATTGGCCTGCAAGCCAGTAATCATTGCTACCCAAATGATGGAGAGCATGATTGTGAACCCAAGACCTACAAGGGCTGAAACCAATGACGTCGCCAATGCAGTGCTGGATGGTGCTGATGCAGTGATGCTTTCTGCTGAGACTGCTTCTGGAAAATACCCAGTCAATGCAGTGAAGGCCATGAGTAGTATCATCGGATATCTCGAGGCAAATGCTGAGATCTACCATAACCTGTATAAGATTCCGGAGGATGATGAGACATTCCTAAGTAATAATTTAATTTTGATGGCTTCCAGACTTTCCCGTAATGTGAAAGCAAAAGCAATTGTGGGGATTACATCTTCTGGATTCACAGGATTCCGAATTGCTTCCCACAGACCATTAGCCAATATCTTTGTGTTCACTAGCAAAAAATCCCTGATCACCCAAATGTCTTTAGTATGGGGAGTAAGAGCTTATTATTACGACAAGGTCGTTTCTACGGATGCTACTTTTGAAGACATAGAAAATATTTTGAAAGAAGATGATCACGTGAATACTGATGACATCATCATCAATACGGCAAGTATGCCTTTGAAGGTGGAAGGTAGAACCAACATGTTGAAAATACACGTGGTGCGTTAA